Proteins co-encoded in one Haladaptatus sp. ZSTT2 genomic window:
- the tatC gene encoding twin-arginine translocase subunit TatC, whose protein sequence is MADHFSAPAVEEDGGIVSEGPSSDKEMPLAEHIEEMVRRTGIVLILMAVVSGIVFPFADQIINFLWNNILPGTDVARPRVYHPLALLLARLKVATLAGFVIALPVFVYETYLFMRPGLYKHERRYYLAAVPTSLILAFIGVAFAFYLVLPTIFTYFTYYTQGAATVAYGLTETFNLIVLLMGFFALIFQIPLMVMLAIMMGLTTRKWLADRRLYFWGAFAGIAFLFSPDPTGMAPIIVAATMIALFEGTLLLLRWTQR, encoded by the coding sequence ATGGCTGACCACTTCTCGGCTCCGGCGGTAGAAGAGGACGGCGGCATCGTCAGCGAGGGCCCCTCTTCTGACAAAGAGATGCCACTTGCAGAGCACATAGAGGAGATGGTGCGGCGCACCGGCATCGTCCTCATTCTCATGGCCGTCGTGAGCGGCATCGTCTTTCCCTTCGCAGACCAGATCATCAACTTCCTCTGGAACAACATCCTCCCCGGCACCGACGTTGCCCGCCCGCGGGTGTACCACCCGCTCGCGCTGTTGCTCGCGCGGCTTAAGGTCGCCACGCTCGCCGGGTTCGTCATCGCGCTCCCCGTGTTCGTCTACGAGACGTATCTGTTCATGCGCCCCGGCCTCTACAAACACGAGCGCCGCTACTACCTCGCCGCCGTCCCGACGAGTCTCATCCTCGCGTTCATCGGCGTCGCGTTCGCGTTCTATCTCGTGCTCCCGACGATTTTCACCTACTTCACCTACTACACGCAGGGAGCAGCGACCGTCGCCTACGGCCTGACCGAGACGTTCAACCTCATCGTGTTGCTGATGGGCTTTTTCGCGCTCATCTTCCAGATTCCGCTCATGGTCATGCTCGCCATCATGATGGGGTTGACCACCCGCAAGTGGCTGGCAGACCGTCGCCTCTACTTCTGGGGGGCGTTCGCGGGGATTGCATTCCTGTTCAGTCCTGACCCGACGGGGATGGCCCCCATCATCGTCGCCGCCACGATGATTGCGCTGTTCGAAGGCACCCTGTTGCTCCTGCGGTGGACGCAGCGATAA
- the tatC gene encoding twin-arginine translocase subunit TatC — MSGAIDDDTKRAVASGRETLGAMLSTAQTHLQKVFIVFVIGLMGTIYALRKFVWVQLKADLFSKLGDNVASQTDVIAVTPFDVILLQVKIGLVVGALLALPFLIYYSRGALRERGLWPTQRIGFWKLAFVLTLSFVLFVAGIVYAYFLFFPLMFEFLAGNAIKGGFQPTYSIVHWAQFVFLLTVSFGLAAQLPLAMSGLAYIEVVPYETWRDKWRHAVVAIFVFGALFSPPDPFTQIMWAVPLLILYGFSLMLTKVVVSTRRSRKAPDAASAGDPADIDIEPLDAAAVYAAPAEVFAAMSEDEALQHASAAMQDDDADKAQAILDRFDEVQEALEAEPVENGATAAAANDMAEADDAEAPVETEADVEAREEREREESSTLTRTTTGIFNAFSEDEKSEDDIGGYYYDIAFILDSLTSKAFWLVGTFMLVLASVFVFLYQGGIGLIKADFLRRLPEAVRPEEVGIVALHPVEALIFEVKIATVLAAVSIIPVLLYFAWPALKERGFARGNRNVLLVWGLSLFVGIIAGSAIGYSYIAPTVISWLTNDAIQANMIISYRINAFGWLVFLTTAGVGILAMIPVTMLLFHRGRIITYRTFRGRWREVTIAVLAIAAFGAPGGMFMMFILSIPTLLAYFIGLGLLWVVTLGGRRIPEKKQAGAD; from the coding sequence ATGTCTGGAGCGATAGACGACGACACGAAACGCGCTGTCGCAAGCGGGCGCGAAACGCTTGGCGCGATGCTCAGCACCGCACAGACCCATCTACAGAAGGTGTTCATCGTGTTCGTCATCGGGCTGATGGGCACCATCTACGCCCTGCGTAAGTTCGTCTGGGTGCAACTCAAAGCCGACCTGTTCTCGAAACTCGGTGACAACGTCGCTTCCCAGACCGACGTGATTGCAGTCACGCCGTTCGACGTCATCCTATTACAGGTGAAAATCGGGCTCGTCGTCGGCGCGCTCCTCGCGCTCCCCTTCCTCATTTACTATTCGCGCGGTGCACTGCGCGAACGCGGCCTCTGGCCCACCCAGCGCATCGGCTTTTGGAAACTCGCGTTCGTGCTCACGCTCAGCTTCGTCCTGTTCGTCGCTGGCATCGTGTACGCCTACTTCCTGTTTTTCCCCCTCATGTTCGAGTTCCTCGCCGGGAACGCGATTAAAGGCGGTTTCCAGCCAACGTACTCCATCGTCCACTGGGCGCAGTTCGTCTTCTTGCTCACCGTCTCCTTCGGCCTCGCCGCCCAGCTTCCGCTGGCGATGAGCGGCCTCGCCTACATCGAAGTCGTCCCCTACGAAACGTGGCGAGACAAGTGGCGCCACGCGGTGGTCGCCATCTTCGTCTTCGGCGCGCTGTTCTCGCCGCCAGACCCCTTCACCCAAATCATGTGGGCCGTGCCGCTGCTCATTCTCTACGGCTTTAGCCTCATGCTCACCAAGGTCGTCGTCTCGACGCGGCGGTCGCGGAAGGCCCCCGACGCGGCGAGCGCGGGCGACCCCGCAGACATCGACATCGAACCGCTCGACGCTGCCGCGGTCTACGCCGCACCCGCAGAAGTGTTCGCCGCCATGTCCGAAGACGAGGCGCTCCAACACGCGAGCGCCGCGATGCAAGATGACGACGCGGACAAGGCCCAAGCCATCTTAGACCGCTTCGACGAGGTACAAGAGGCGCTCGAAGCAGAGCCGGTCGAAAACGGCGCGACGGCCGCCGCGGCCAACGACATGGCCGAAGCCGACGACGCAGAAGCGCCCGTCGAAACGGAAGCCGACGTCGAGGCGCGAGAAGAGCGGGAACGCGAAGAGTCGAGCACGCTGACGCGCACGACGACGGGCATCTTCAACGCCTTCTCAGAGGACGAGAAATCCGAAGACGACATCGGCGGCTACTACTACGACATCGCGTTCATCTTGGACAGTCTCACGTCCAAAGCGTTCTGGCTGGTCGGGACGTTCATGCTCGTCCTCGCGTCTGTGTTCGTCTTCCTCTACCAGGGCGGGATTGGCCTCATCAAGGCCGACTTCCTGCGTCGCCTGCCAGAAGCCGTGCGCCCCGAAGAGGTGGGCATCGTCGCGCTCCACCCCGTCGAGGCGCTCATCTTCGAGGTGAAAATCGCCACGGTGCTCGCCGCCGTCTCCATCATCCCCGTGTTGCTCTACTTCGCGTGGCCCGCGCTCAAGGAGCGTGGCTTCGCCCGCGGCAACCGCAACGTCCTGCTCGTCTGGGGGCTGTCGCTGTTCGTCGGCATCATCGCCGGCAGCGCCATTGGCTACTCCTACATCGCGCCAACGGTCATCTCGTGGCTGACAAACGACGCGATTCAGGCGAACATGATAATCTCCTATCGCATCAACGCCTTCGGGTGGCTGGTGTTCCTCACCACCGCCGGGGTTGGCATCCTCGCCATGATTCCGGTCACGATGTTGCTGTTCCACCGCGGGCGCATCATCACCTACCGCACCTTCCGCGGCCGGTGGCGCGAGGTCACCATCGCCGTCCTCGCGATTGCTGCGTTTGGCGCGCCCGGGGGGATGTTCATGATGTTCATCCTCTCGATTCCGACGCTGCTTGCCTACTTCATCGGGCTTGGGCTGCTCTGGGTCGTCACGCTCGGCGGCCGTCGCATCCCCGAGAAAAAGCAAGCGGGTGCGGACTAG
- a CDS encoding ribbon-helix-helix domain-containing protein, with the protein MPKISVEVPQELLSDLDAHVGDEGKFVNRSEAIRASIRKMLDLLDEIDDRHGRIEDE; encoded by the coding sequence ATGCCTAAAATCAGCGTTGAGGTCCCACAGGAACTTCTCTCAGACCTCGATGCCCACGTCGGAGACGAGGGAAAATTTGTCAACCGCAGCGAGGCAATTCGCGCGTCGATTCGGAAAATGCTCGATTTACTGGATGAAATTGACGACCGACACGGGAGAATCGAGGATGAGTGA
- a CDS encoding queuosine precursor transporter, with the protein MSDGDDIVVISLASLFITALVTAQLTASKVLAFAIPFSLPFTGNTLTLPGAALAYALTFFASDCYAELYGRERATRLVNIGFVMNFIMLALVWTTIQAPTFQFSPVDAGTFAQVLGASTNIVIGSLAAYIVSQNWDVFAFHRIREYTDGDHLWLRNIGSTASSQIIDTVIFVTLAFLLVPQLLGTGAPLPLPQVAGLIIGQYVLKLLIAFADTPFVYAVVGYVRSREEGAETGGFVFD; encoded by the coding sequence ATGAGTGACGGGGACGATATCGTCGTTATCTCACTTGCGTCTCTCTTCATCACTGCGCTCGTCACCGCCCAACTCACCGCCTCGAAGGTGCTCGCCTTTGCCATTCCTTTCTCGCTTCCCTTCACCGGCAACACGCTCACGCTCCCCGGCGCGGCGCTCGCCTACGCGCTCACCTTCTTCGCCTCTGACTGCTATGCCGAACTCTACGGCCGAGAGCGTGCGACTCGCCTCGTGAACATCGGCTTTGTGATGAACTTCATCATGCTCGCGCTCGTCTGGACGACGATTCAAGCACCGACGTTCCAGTTTTCGCCGGTTGATGCCGGAACCTTCGCCCAGGTGCTCGGCGCGAGTACGAACATCGTCATCGGCAGCCTCGCCGCCTACATCGTGAGCCAGAACTGGGACGTGTTCGCGTTCCATAGAATCAGAGAGTACACCGACGGCGACCACCTCTGGCTTAGAAACATCGGCTCGACCGCGAGCAGCCAGATTATCGACACCGTCATCTTCGTCACGCTCGCCTTCCTCCTCGTCCCCCAACTCCTCGGGACGGGCGCACCACTGCCGCTCCCGCAGGTCGCGGGTCTCATCATCGGCCAGTACGTCCTCAAACTCCTGATTGCGTTCGCAGACACCCCGTTCGTCTACGCGGTCGTCGGCTACGTCCGCTCGCGTGAGGAGGGCGCAGAAACCGGCGGCTTCGTGTTCGACTAA
- a CDS encoding 23S rRNA (uridine(2552)-2'-O)-methyltransferase: MPRKDHYYNKSKQEGYRSRAAYKLKQLNEEAHLIDEGDTVVDLGAAPGGWLQVANELAGPSGTVIGVDLQRIDPIDGVETIKGDMTTDEIKDAVRETAGEADVVISDMAPNMTGEYSLDSARSAYLARQAFETAIDILAPGGDFVAKIFDGQDVQPLREDMGKEFKYVRAIHPDASRDESSELYLVAKGFLTSPVREGDRVEVTIESVGKEGDGVAKLEGYTLFVPGTEEGETVEVKVTDIKPRFGFAERIDN, translated from the coding sequence ATGCCACGCAAAGACCACTACTACAACAAATCGAAGCAGGAAGGCTACCGGTCGCGGGCGGCCTACAAGCTGAAACAGCTGAACGAAGAGGCCCACCTCATCGACGAAGGCGACACCGTGGTCGACCTCGGGGCCGCCCCCGGTGGCTGGCTGCAGGTCGCAAACGAGTTGGCCGGCCCCTCGGGGACGGTCATCGGCGTCGACCTCCAGCGCATCGACCCCATCGACGGCGTGGAGACCATCAAAGGCGACATGACGACCGACGAAATCAAAGACGCGGTGAGAGAGACCGCAGGCGAGGCCGACGTCGTCATCTCCGACATGGCGCCGAACATGACCGGCGAGTACAGCTTAGACTCGGCGCGCTCTGCGTACCTCGCTCGCCAAGCGTTCGAGACGGCAATCGATATCCTCGCCCCCGGCGGCGACTTCGTGGCCAAGATTTTCGACGGTCAAGACGTCCAACCGCTCCGCGAGGACATGGGAAAGGAGTTCAAATACGTCCGCGCCATCCACCCCGACGCCTCGCGTGACGAATCCTCCGAACTCTATCTGGTCGCCAAAGGCTTCCTCACCTCGCCCGTCCGCGAGGGTGACCGCGTCGAAGTCACCATCGAGAGCGTCGGCAAGGAAGGCGACGGCGTCGCCAAATTAGAAGGGTACACGCTGTTCGTTCCGGGCACGGAAGAAGGCGAAACGGTGGAAGTCAAAGTCACGGACATCAAGCCGCGCTTTGGCTTCGCAGAGCGCATCGACAACTAG
- a CDS encoding arsenite methyltransferase, which produces MTEQTKSVDDTATERDATAQRRAVRARYANIATAMETGCESGGCCDGESATASSARLGYSADEMQSVEAGADLGLGCGNPTALAALTVGDTVLDLGSGAGFDCFLAAQQVGEMGRVIGVDMTPEMVEKARDNVAKNGARTVEFRLGEIEHLPVADETIDVIISNCVINLSPEKPQVFREAYRVLNPGGRLAISDVVMATSVPESVRKNPESVAACVAGASTIENLETMLAAAGFENVEITPKGESAEFIREWDASLNLSDYIVSATITGEKPESGGETPA; this is translated from the coding sequence ATGACAGAGCAGACAAAGAGTGTAGACGACACCGCAACCGAACGCGACGCGACCGCACAGCGACGAGCGGTTCGCGCTCGCTACGCGAACATCGCCACCGCAATGGAGACGGGTTGTGAGAGCGGCGGCTGCTGTGATGGCGAGTCAGCCACGGCTAGCTCTGCACGACTCGGCTACTCGGCCGACGAAATGCAGTCGGTCGAAGCGGGTGCGGATTTGGGCCTCGGCTGTGGCAATCCAACCGCGCTCGCCGCGCTCACCGTGGGCGACACCGTCCTCGATTTGGGGTCTGGAGCCGGCTTCGACTGCTTCCTCGCCGCCCAGCAGGTGGGCGAAATGGGCCGGGTCATCGGCGTCGACATGACCCCCGAGATGGTTGAGAAGGCCCGTGACAACGTGGCGAAAAACGGCGCAAGGACGGTCGAGTTCCGCCTCGGCGAAATCGAACATCTCCCCGTCGCAGACGAGACAATCGATGTCATCATTTCGAACTGCGTCATCAACCTCTCACCCGAGAAGCCACAGGTGTTCCGCGAGGCGTACCGTGTCCTCAACCCCGGCGGCAGGCTGGCGATTTCCGACGTGGTGATGGCCACGTCGGTTCCCGAATCGGTTCGGAAAAATCCCGAGTCGGTGGCCGCCTGCGTCGCCGGAGCATCGACTATCGAGAACCTCGAAACAATGCTGGCTGCGGCCGGGTTCGAGAACGTCGAAATCACGCCGAAGGGCGAGAGCGCGGAGTTCATCCGCGAGTGGGACGCGTCACTCAATCTCAGCGACTACATCGTTTCGGCGACGATTACGGGCGAGAAGCCAGAATCGGGTGGCGAAACGCCCGCATGA
- a CDS encoding arsenate-mycothiol transferase ArsC — translation MSDTPIRVAFMCVQNAGRSQMSTAFAERERAERGLETEVEILTGGTHPAAHVHEEVVEIMAEDGFDLQDRTPRQITTEELASCDYVATMGCSTLELDPAAGVDVRDWALADPDGQDVERVREIRDEIAANVHALFDEIEEELQ, via the coding sequence ATGAGCGACACACCGATTCGCGTCGCGTTCATGTGCGTCCAGAACGCCGGGCGCAGCCAGATGTCAACCGCGTTCGCAGAACGTGAGCGAGCAGAACGCGGCCTCGAAACCGAGGTCGAAATTCTGACCGGTGGCACCCACCCCGCAGCCCACGTCCACGAGGAAGTGGTAGAAATCATGGCGGAGGATGGCTTCGACCTACAAGACCGCACTCCCCGCCAGATCACGACAGAGGAACTGGCCTCGTGTGACTACGTGGCGACGATGGGCTGTTCGACACTCGAACTCGACCCCGCCGCGGGCGTCGACGTGCGAGACTGGGCACTCGCAGACCCGGACGGCCAAGACGTAGAGCGCGTCCGCGAGATTCGAGACGAGATTGCGGCGAACGTTCACGCGCTGTTTGACGAAATCGAGGAGGAATTACAATGA
- a CDS encoding ArsR/SmtB family transcription factor, with amino-acid sequence MAQDTTRLRRLLADESGTCCDADVDARLDALASLTEQMPETYETDSAVLKTLGNETRYRIVRLLVAADGELCVCEITPLFDVSESAVSHALSDLTEAGLLSRRKSGTWRYYQTTPRAEKLVAALDATRGGDE; translated from the coding sequence ATGGCCCAAGATACGACGCGACTTCGCCGCCTCCTCGCGGACGAGAGCGGCACCTGTTGTGACGCGGATGTGGATGCCCGACTCGACGCGCTCGCCTCGCTGACCGAGCAGATGCCAGAGACTTATGAGACAGACAGTGCGGTGTTGAAAACGCTCGGCAACGAGACACGCTACCGGATTGTGCGCCTGCTCGTCGCCGCAGACGGCGAACTCTGCGTCTGTGAAATCACGCCGTTGTTCGACGTGAGCGAGAGCGCGGTCAGCCACGCGCTGTCAGACCTCACCGAAGCCGGACTGCTGTCGCGGCGAAAGTCAGGGACGTGGCGTTACTATCAGACGACGCCGCGCGCCGAGAAGCTCGTCGCCGCGCTCGACGCGACCCGAGGTGGAGACGAATGA
- a CDS encoding DNA polymerase sliding clamp: protein MFKAIVGAETLRTALDSVSVLVDECKIHLNEDGFAIRAVDPANVGMVDLTLDASAFESYEADGGVIGVNLSRLENIAGMASSGQLVQLELDEETRKLHIQIEGLEYTLALIDPDSIRQEPDIPNLDLPAQVVIEGRDIDRAVKAADMVSDHIALGVEEADELFYVSAEGDTDDVRLELPREDLIDLQAGQARSLFSLDYLKDMNKAIPKDGEVTIDLGEEFPVKLHFELAEGQGSVTYMLAPRIQSD, encoded by the coding sequence ATGTTCAAGGCTATCGTGGGCGCTGAAACGCTCCGGACGGCCCTTGATTCCGTGAGTGTGCTGGTAGACGAGTGTAAAATCCACCTCAACGAGGACGGGTTCGCCATCCGGGCGGTCGACCCCGCGAACGTTGGGATGGTTGACCTTACGCTCGATGCCAGCGCCTTCGAGTCCTACGAGGCGGACGGCGGCGTCATTGGCGTTAATCTCTCCCGACTGGAGAACATCGCAGGAATGGCCAGCTCCGGCCAGCTTGTGCAGCTCGAACTCGACGAGGAGACGCGCAAGCTCCACATCCAAATCGAGGGCTTAGAGTACACCCTCGCGCTCATCGACCCCGACTCCATCCGGCAGGAACCAGACATTCCGAATCTGGACCTCCCAGCACAGGTCGTCATCGAGGGACGCGACATCGACCGGGCAGTCAAGGCCGCCGATATGGTCTCAGACCACATCGCACTCGGCGTCGAAGAGGCAGACGAGCTGTTCTACGTGTCCGCAGAGGGCGACACGGACGACGTGCGCCTCGAACTCCCCCGCGAAGACCTCATCGACCTCCAAGCCGGGCAAGCGCGCTCGCTGTTCTCGCTCGACTATCTGAAAGATATGAACAAGGCCATCCCGAAAGACGGGGAGGTCACCATCGACTTAGGCGAGGAGTTCCCGGTGAAACTCCACTTCGAACTCGCAGAGGGACAGGGCAGCGTCACCTACATGCTCGCCCCACGCATCCAGAGCGACTAA
- the priL gene encoding DNA primase regulatory subunit PriL has product MKQLHARYPFLATSRQAVQEAGVDLAELVAREDDPVVERAVARVEGALTDGDVGEPVRSVRDELLSYPVARVLVSLVDVHICTRRYARAEATAAHERFTEEFEDRTELKSTQTERLSFDQLLAEFDLTSHVHEDGAGYRVDVATYLLLAADMWGDEWRLVNRELADGQVPVTQAECYDLLKQAIQHRIEDGLPLNVPDAIAESLTAEVEHLEEVISELDLTREIDTVVPDLFPPCMTALLDKIQKGEHLEHHSRFAITAFLASIGMNTDEIVSLYEVNPGFGEDITRYQTDHIRGATSPTEYSAPSCATMQSYGDCVNKDDRCETISHPMAYYEKALDDADDDELTDWRTEQAEAESEEA; this is encoded by the coding sequence ATGAAGCAACTCCACGCCAGATACCCGTTTCTCGCCACCTCACGTCAGGCGGTTCAAGAGGCGGGTGTCGACCTCGCAGAACTCGTCGCCCGCGAGGACGACCCTGTCGTCGAACGGGCGGTGGCGCGCGTGGAGGGCGCACTCACCGACGGCGACGTGGGCGAACCCGTGCGAAGCGTCCGCGACGAACTGCTCTCCTACCCGGTCGCACGCGTGCTCGTCTCACTCGTGGACGTTCACATCTGCACCCGGCGCTACGCCCGCGCAGAGGCCACAGCGGCCCACGAGCGGTTCACAGAGGAGTTCGAAGACCGAACCGAACTCAAGAGCACGCAGACCGAACGCCTCTCGTTCGACCAGTTGCTCGCCGAGTTCGACCTCACGAGTCACGTCCACGAAGACGGCGCGGGCTACCGCGTCGATGTGGCGACGTACCTCCTGCTCGCGGCCGATATGTGGGGCGACGAGTGGCGACTCGTCAACCGCGAACTCGCAGACGGGCAGGTGCCGGTGACGCAAGCCGAGTGTTATGATTTGCTCAAACAGGCCATCCAACACCGCATCGAAGACGGCCTGCCGCTGAACGTCCCCGACGCGATCGCGGAGTCGCTCACAGCGGAAGTTGAACACTTAGAAGAAGTCATCTCGGAACTCGACTTAACTCGGGAAATCGACACCGTCGTCCCCGACCTATTCCCGCCGTGTATGACCGCGCTGCTCGACAAGATTCAGAAAGGCGAGCACTTAGAACATCACTCGCGCTTTGCCATCACCGCGTTTCTCGCGAGCATTGGGATGAACACGGACGAAATCGTCTCGCTGTACGAGGTGAACCCCGGCTTCGGTGAGGACATCACGCGCTACCAGACAGACCACATCCGCGGGGCGACCAGCCCGACCGAGTACTCAGCGCCGTCGTGTGCGACCATGCAGTCCTACGGCGACTGCGTCAACAAAGACGACCGGTGTGAGACCATCTCGCATCCGATGGCGTACTACGAAAAGGCGCTTGACGACGCCGATGACGACGAACTCACCGACTGGCGCACAGAGCAGGCGGAAGCCGAGTCAGAAGAAGCCTAA
- a CDS encoding DUF7472 family protein yields the protein MELERDTVREIVVSTLAVVLFVAAVVVIGATYTKESLSSQGALALVGTIVAFVLLMGVVGFWLSRQD from the coding sequence ATGGAATTAGAGCGGGACACAGTCCGTGAAATCGTCGTCTCGACGCTTGCGGTCGTGCTGTTCGTCGCTGCGGTGGTGGTCATCGGGGCAACATACACGAAAGAATCGCTGTCGAGTCAGGGCGCGCTCGCGCTCGTCGGCACAATCGTCGCGTTCGTGCTACTGATGGGCGTGGTTGGCTTCTGGCTCTCTCGGCAAGATTAG
- a CDS encoding SWIM zinc finger family protein, with the protein MTPLQATPASPARKIALAPDTSRMDRRSARAWTERMAVRQLPDGRYAVDSESGATYVVDLAHHECSCPDYELRHAKCKHLRRVALEITLGRVPPPGKFTTKCAVCGDRVVARRGEPRPYLCSDHKLEAGDRVTDRETGDRLIVYRVTTDRADEVEIPSANTTVAGYPGNHRYDAADLVVEVVYPSDTLRRTRLRRYSFPYSRLARPAEVDASPESAPDVAQAA; encoded by the coding sequence ATGACGCCTTTGCAAGCAACACCAGCGTCACCAGCACGAAAAATCGCACTCGCCCCGGACACCTCGCGGATGGACCGCCGGTCTGCGCGTGCGTGGACGGAACGCATGGCCGTCCGACAGCTTCCTGATGGACGCTACGCCGTCGATAGCGAGAGCGGTGCGACGTACGTCGTCGACCTCGCTCACCACGAGTGTTCCTGCCCGGATTACGAACTCAGACACGCAAAGTGCAAGCACTTGCGCCGCGTCGCCCTCGAAATCACCCTCGGCCGGGTGCCCCCACCGGGCAAGTTCACCACCAAATGTGCGGTATGTGGCGACCGCGTCGTCGCCCGGCGGGGCGAGCCTCGCCCGTACCTCTGCAGTGACCACAAACTCGAAGCCGGTGACCGCGTGACCGACCGTGAGACGGGCGACCGACTCATCGTCTATCGCGTCACGACCGACCGCGCGGATGAGGTCGAGATTCCGTCCGCGAACACGACCGTCGCCGGGTATCCCGGCAACCACCGCTACGACGCAGCCGACCTCGTGGTCGAAGTCGTCTACCCCAGTGACACCCTGCGACGCACCCGACTGCGCCGGTACTCGTTCCCCTACTCGCGGCTCGCCCGACCCGCAGAAGTAGATGCCTCGCCGGAGTCGGCTCCGGACGTGGCGCAAGCGGCCTAG
- the hjc gene encoding Holliday junction resolvase Hjc, with product MANSNSKGNRRERELVNLLDDAGFAVMRAPASGAATTRELPDVLAGNGDVFYAIEAKSSSGRPIYLTGEEVEALVYFSQNFGAKPRIAVRFDREDWYFFHPADLYVTDGGNYRVKKETALAEGEDLDELIGKSKKTRLSDLSDET from the coding sequence ATGGCAAACTCCAACTCGAAGGGGAATCGGCGCGAGCGCGAACTCGTGAACCTCCTCGACGACGCCGGATTCGCGGTCATGCGCGCCCCCGCGAGCGGCGCGGCGACCACCCGCGAACTCCCCGACGTGCTCGCCGGCAACGGCGACGTGTTCTACGCAATCGAGGCGAAGTCTTCCTCCGGGCGACCCATCTATCTCACGGGCGAAGAGGTCGAAGCCCTCGTGTACTTCTCGCAGAACTTCGGCGCGAAACCGCGCATCGCGGTGCGCTTTGACCGCGAGGACTGGTACTTTTTCCACCCCGCAGACCTCTACGTCACCGACGGCGGGAACTACCGCGTCAAAAAGGAGACGGCGCTCGCAGAAGGCGAAGACTTGGACGAACTGATTGGAAAATCAAAGAAAACGCGGCTGTCAGACCTGAGCGACGAGACCTAG
- a CDS encoding formate/nitrite transporter family protein: MSGEPSAGEEPVTAQTSSKTILSRQIDEGLNELTRPRTGLFLSALSAGLDIGFGPLLMAVIITMAGDVWSEPLLHLALANAYAVGFIFVVLGRSELFTEHTTLAVLPVLNRDATLAQLGRLWGIVYAGNIIGGIVFAAIAVTAAPSYGIADAAAFVEISGKLTEHSTWGLFTAAILAGWLMGLLSWLVAAAQETISRVFFVWLVTVTIGMAGLPHSIAGNVEVLAGLFLVPELGVLDYLHFLVLATVGNAIGGAVFVSLLKYGHVVRGAK; the protein is encoded by the coding sequence ATGAGTGGCGAACCAAGCGCGGGCGAGGAACCAGTCACGGCCCAAACCTCCTCGAAGACGATTCTCTCGCGGCAAATCGATGAGGGGTTGAACGAACTCACGCGGCCCCGCACGGGGTTGTTTCTCTCCGCGCTCTCTGCGGGCCTCGACATCGGCTTTGGCCCGCTGTTGATGGCCGTCATCATCACCATGGCGGGCGACGTGTGGAGCGAGCCACTCCTGCACCTCGCGCTCGCAAACGCCTACGCTGTGGGCTTCATCTTCGTCGTCCTCGGGCGCTCTGAGCTGTTCACCGAACACACAACCCTCGCCGTGTTGCCCGTGTTGAACCGTGATGCCACGCTCGCCCAACTCGGCCGCCTGTGGGGCATCGTGTATGCTGGCAACATCATCGGCGGCATCGTGTTCGCCGCCATCGCCGTCACCGCCGCGCCGTCGTACGGTATCGCGGACGCCGCTGCGTTCGTAGAGATTTCGGGGAAACTCACCGAACACTCGACGTGGGGGCTGTTCACCGCCGCGATTCTCGCTGGCTGGCTCATGGGTCTGCTCTCGTGGCTCGTCGCCGCCGCCCAAGAGACCATCAGCCGCGTCTTTTTCGTCTGGCTCGTCACCGTTACCATCGGGATGGCCGGACTGCCCCACAGCATCGCGGGCAACGTCGAAGTGCTCGCGGGACTGTTTTTAGTCCCCGAACTCGGCGTCCTCGACTACCTGCACTTCCTCGTGCTCGCAACGGTGGGCAACGCTATCGGCGGCGCTGTGTTCGTCTCACTGCTCAAATACGGCCACGTCGTCCGTGGCGCAAAATAG